The Vitis riparia cultivar Riparia Gloire de Montpellier isolate 1030 chromosome 10, EGFV_Vit.rip_1.0, whole genome shotgun sequence genome includes a region encoding these proteins:
- the LOC117924060 gene encoding CASP-like protein 1B2 has product MASKGEEKPELVGSKQGIVSVTKAKHDQIVLVLRVVAFLATASATIVMGLNQETKTLLVGTIGTTPIRATLTAKFQHTPAFVFFVVANGLASVHNLVMLGVDVFGRKLDCKGLRLVIITILDMVIVAVVAAGASSAAFMAELGKNGNSHAKWNKICDKFESFCHQGGGALIPSFIALLLLFLISAISIITLHNQKLTSPHATTP; this is encoded by the exons ATGGCCTCAAAAGGTGAAGAAAAGCCAGAATTAGTTGGAAGCAAACAAGGGATCGTCAGTGTAACAAAGGCAAAGCATGATCAGATAGTGTTGGTGTTGAGGGTGGTTGCATTCTTGGCAACAGCATCAGCCACGATTGTGATGGGTCTTAACCAAGAAACCAAAACCCTGCTGGTTGGCACCATTGGGACTACCCCTATCAGAGCCACCCTCACGGCCAAGTTCCAGCATACCCCAGCATTTGT GTTCTTTGTGGTAGCGAATGGTTTGGCGAGTGTTCATAACTTGGTGATGTTAGGAGTGGATGTCTTTGGAAGAAAGCTTGATTGCAAGGGACTTCGCCTCGTCATAATCACCATTTTGGACATG GTGATAGTGGCAGTGGTGGCAGCAGGGGCAAGTTCAGCAGCTTTCATGGCAGAGCTTGGGAAGAATGGGAATTCACATGCAAAGTGGAACAAGATTTGTGACAAATTTGAAAGCTTCTGCCACCAGGGGGGTGGGGCTCTCATTCCCTCTTTTATTGCTCTCCTTCTCTTGTTTCTCATCTCTGCCATCTCCATTATCACACTTCATAACCAAAAACTTACCAGTCCTCATGCCACCACCCCTTGA
- the LOC117923807 gene encoding lysine-specific demethylase JMJ18-like isoform X1, with amino-acid sequence MEQSSLEPEFQIKEDHSSKHALKNDSNIEYSGSPQNQKISARWNPTEACRPLIEEAPVFYPTVEEFQDTLNYIASIRPKAEPYGICRIVPPPSWVPPCPLREESIWKHLKFPTRMQQVDLLQNREPMRKKNRGRKRKRRRYSRMGTTRRHSRSEVSEANIVSDSDEKFGFHSGSDFTLEEFQKHADSFKEFYFGIKDAKDNLNSDGVECNKRWEPSVEDIEGEYWRIVEQPTDEVEVYYGADLETEAFVSGFPKASSLISENDSDQYVASGWNLNNFPRLPGSVLCFEQNDISGVLVPWLYVGMCFSSFCWHVEDHHLYSLNYLHWGDSKVWYGVPGSHASALENAMRKHLPDLFEEQPYLLNELVTQLSPSVLKSENVPVYRAIQNSGEFILTFPRAYHSGFNCGFNCAEAVNVAPVDWLSHGQSAVELYSEQCRKTSISHDKLLLASAQKAVQALRDLSVLGKEDQVNLSWKSVCGKDGTLTKAVKTRVQMEEERLDRLPIGWRLQKMERDFDLKNERECFSCFYDLHLSAASCECSPDQFACLKHASLICSCEPNRKFVLLRYTMDDLKTLVESLEGGLDAIEVWASEDLGLVSADKNACGAMLDQEREISGPIGCDQKESPPCSSRTQENLDINEPCSSSYHVSSEVVQSENQQGTFGFCVSHIRTDRHNDNLNKEGLTKGYESKVGQGFCIDLNLDTMSDEHVSGLQQVSYSCDSKATGNVAETFLSVCKEEKVNCPDVPKQPDIVRLGGDCDSSVSYVLPNKHHFPYPVDNGNPCVSDGSKLFGADILVSLPHSSTLPSSLPKTEILGSSDVKACATDQTCLIPKMNFCVEPMHFGTVLFGKPWCSKQAIFPKGFTSRVKFFSVCDPTQMCYYISEVLDAGLLGPLFKVTSEGCPSETFANVSPEKCWEMVLQKLKQEIIRHSSLGKQLLPSLECLQGVNGLEMFGFLSPPIIQVIEALDPNHQCLEYWNQKSRVKMENVNDMSASNSRKYPFGLSCSPGETKAKLFGFDLTKQDPDNSSIGRGDHSVGEDIKTTLQGFFKKANREELIMMYKVFCSEYTSAEWGVAFTTLTEEIRKTCK; translated from the exons ATGGAACAGTCCTCATTGGAACCAGAATTTCAGATCAAAGAG GATCATTCATCAAAGCATGCCTTGAAAAATGACAGCAATATTGAGTACTCAGGCAGTCCTCAAAATCAAAAG ATATCAGCCAGATGGAACCCAACTGAAGCATGTAGGCCACTCATTGAAGAAGCTCCTGTTTTCTATCCAACTGTTGAG GAGTTTCAAGATACACTAAATTATATAGCAAGCATTCGCCCAAAAGCAGAGCCATATGGTATATGTAGGATTGTGCCACCACCTTCCTGGGTTCCACCCTGCCCTCTCAGGGAGGAGAGCATTTGGAAACATTTAAAGTTTCCTACAAGAATGCAGCAAGTGGACTTACTTCAAAATAGGGAACCcatgagaaagaaaaacagaggcCGGAAGCGAAAACGAAGAAGGTATTCAAGGATGGGAACAACAAGGAGGCATTCCAGATCTGAAGTTTCTGAAGCAAACATTGTCTCTGACAGCGATGAGAAGTTTGGGTTCCATTCAGGATCAGACTTCACATTAGAAGAGTTTCAGAAACACGCTGATAGTTTCAAAGAGTTTTATTTTGGAATAAAGGATGCTAAGGATAACTTGAATTCTGATGGTGTGGAATGCAACAAAAGGTGGGAACCTTCTGTAGAAGATATTGAGGGAGAATACTGGCGGATAGTGGAGCAACCAACAGATGAGGTTGAG GTATACTATGGAGCTGATCTTGAAACTGAAGCATTTGTGAGTGGTTTTCCTAAGGCATCATCCTTGATTTCTGAAAATGATTCAGATCAGTATGTGGCTTCAGGATGGAATTTAAATAACTTCCCCCGACTGCCTGGTTCTGTACTTTGTTTTGAACAAAATGATATCTCAGGAGTTCTGGTCCCATGGCTCTATGTCGGGATGTGCTTCTCATCATTTTGTTGG CATGTTGAGGACCACCACCTATACTCACTAAATTATCTACACTGGGGTGATTCAAAAGTATGGTATGGAGTACCAGGAAGTCATGCTTCAGCATTGGAGAATGCAATGAGAAAACATCTACCTGATTTGTTTGAAGAACAACCATATTTACTGAATGAACTG GTTACTCAGTTATCTCCTTCAGTTCTAAAATCTGAAAATGTACCAGTATATCGAGCTATTCAGAATTCTGGGGAGTTTATTCTTACCTTTCCAAGAGCATACCATTCAGGGTTTAATTGTGGCTTCAATTGTGCTGAAGCTGTGAATGTGGCCCCTGTTGATTGGCTGTCACATGGGCAAAGCGCAGTGGAGCTCTACAGTGAGCAGTGTCGCAAGACATCAATTTCCCATGACAAACTGCTGTTAGCATCAGCTCAAAAAGCTGTCCAGGCACTTAGGGATCTGTCAGTTCTTGGAAAGGAAGATCAAGTAAATTTAAGCTGGAAAAGTGTCTGTGGGAAGGATGGGACACTTACGAAGGCAGTTAAA ACGAGAGTACAGATGGAAGAGGAAAGACTAGATCGTCTTCCAATTGGTTGGCGGCTTCAGAAGATGGAAAGAgactttgatttgaaaaatgagagagaatgtTTTTCATGCTTCTATGACCTACACTTATCTGCTGCAAGTTGTGAGTGCTCTCCTGACCAATTTGCATGCCTTAAACATGCTAGCCTTATTTGTTCATGTGAACCAAATCGTAAGTTTGTCCTTCTGCGTTACACCATGGATGATTTGAAGACCCTGGTTGAATCATTGGAAGGGGGATTAGATGCTATTGAAGTATGGGCATCAGAAGACCTTGGATTGGTTTCTGCTGATAAGAATGCTTGTGGCGCTATGCTGGATCAGGAGAGAGAGATATCTGGACCCATTGGTTGTGACCAAAAGGAAAGTCCACCTTGTTCCTCTAGAACACAAGAAAACTTAGACATAAATGAGCCTTGCAGTTCAAGTTATCATGTTTCTTCCGAAGTAGTTCAGTCAGAAAACCAGCAAGGAACATTTGGTTTTTGTGTATCCCATATCAGGACAGACAGGCATAATGACAACTTAAACAAAGAAGGTCTAACTAAGGGCTATGAAAGTAAGGTGGGGCAGGGGTTCTGTATTGATTTGAATCTTGATACCATGTCTGATGAACATGTAAGTGGGTTGCAGCAAGTATCTTATAGCTGTGATAGTAAAGCAACTGGAAATGTGGCTGAGACTTTTTTGTCAGTCTGCAAGGAAGAAAAGGTTAATTGTCCGGATGTTCCAAAGCAACCAGATATAGTACGACTTGGTGGTGATTGTGATTCATCAGTTTCATATGTTCTTCCAAACAAACATCACTTTCCCTATCCAGTAGATAATGGAAATCCTTGTGTATCTGATGGTAGTAAGTTGTTTGGGGCTGATATATTGGTTTCACTTCCACATTCAAGTACTCTGCCAAGCAGCTTGccaaaaactgaaattttagGCAGCTCAGATGTGAAGGCATGTGCGACTGATCAAACCTGTCTCATACCAAAGATGAATTTTTGTGTTGAGCCTATGCATTTTGGTACTGTATTGTTTGGAAAGCCATGGTGCAGTAAGCAGGCCATATTCCCTAAAG GATTTACAAGCCGTGTTAAATTCTTTAGTGTATGTGATCCAACACAAATGTGTTACTATATTTCAGAGGTGCTGGATGCAGGGCTCCTTGGGCCTCTATTTAAG GTTACTTCAGAGGGGTGCCCAAGTGAGACCTTTGCAAATGTCTCGCCAGAAAAATGCTGGGAAATGGTGCTGCAGAAACTGAAGCAAGAGATCATAAGACACAGCAGTTTAGGGAAACAACTGCTGCCCTCTTTGGAATGTTTGCAGGGTGTTAATGGCCTTGAGATGTTTGGGTTTTTATCACCACCCATCATTCAG GTTATTGAGGCTCTTGATCCAAATCATCAATGCTTAGAATACTGGAATCAGAAGAGTAgagtaaaaatggaaaatgtgaaTGACATGTCTGCAAGTAATTCGAGGAAGTACCCTTTTGGATTGAGTTGCTCTCCAGGGGAAACAAAGGCGAAACTCTTTGGTTTCGATTTGACAAAGCAAGACCCTGATAATTCAAGCATTGGAAGAGGTGATCACTCAGTTGGGGAAGACATAAAGACCACATTACAAGGATTTTTCAAGAAGGCAAATAGGGAAGAACTGATAATGATGTATAAGGTATTCTGCAGCGAGTACACAAGTGCAGAATGGGGAGTGGCATTCACAACGCTGACCGAGGAGATCCGGAAAACATGTAAATaa
- the LOC117923807 gene encoding lysine-specific demethylase JMJ18-like isoform X2, with amino-acid sequence MEQSSLEPEFQIKEISARWNPTEACRPLIEEAPVFYPTVEEFQDTLNYIASIRPKAEPYGICRIVPPPSWVPPCPLREESIWKHLKFPTRMQQVDLLQNREPMRKKNRGRKRKRRRYSRMGTTRRHSRSEVSEANIVSDSDEKFGFHSGSDFTLEEFQKHADSFKEFYFGIKDAKDNLNSDGVECNKRWEPSVEDIEGEYWRIVEQPTDEVEVYYGADLETEAFVSGFPKASSLISENDSDQYVASGWNLNNFPRLPGSVLCFEQNDISGVLVPWLYVGMCFSSFCWHVEDHHLYSLNYLHWGDSKVWYGVPGSHASALENAMRKHLPDLFEEQPYLLNELVTQLSPSVLKSENVPVYRAIQNSGEFILTFPRAYHSGFNCGFNCAEAVNVAPVDWLSHGQSAVELYSEQCRKTSISHDKLLLASAQKAVQALRDLSVLGKEDQVNLSWKSVCGKDGTLTKAVKTRVQMEEERLDRLPIGWRLQKMERDFDLKNERECFSCFYDLHLSAASCECSPDQFACLKHASLICSCEPNRKFVLLRYTMDDLKTLVESLEGGLDAIEVWASEDLGLVSADKNACGAMLDQEREISGPIGCDQKESPPCSSRTQENLDINEPCSSSYHVSSEVVQSENQQGTFGFCVSHIRTDRHNDNLNKEGLTKGYESKVGQGFCIDLNLDTMSDEHVSGLQQVSYSCDSKATGNVAETFLSVCKEEKVNCPDVPKQPDIVRLGGDCDSSVSYVLPNKHHFPYPVDNGNPCVSDGSKLFGADILVSLPHSSTLPSSLPKTEILGSSDVKACATDQTCLIPKMNFCVEPMHFGTVLFGKPWCSKQAIFPKGFTSRVKFFSVCDPTQMCYYISEVLDAGLLGPLFKVTSEGCPSETFANVSPEKCWEMVLQKLKQEIIRHSSLGKQLLPSLECLQGVNGLEMFGFLSPPIIQVIEALDPNHQCLEYWNQKSRVKMENVNDMSASNSRKYPFGLSCSPGETKAKLFGFDLTKQDPDNSSIGRGDHSVGEDIKTTLQGFFKKANREELIMMYKVFCSEYTSAEWGVAFTTLTEEIRKTCK; translated from the exons ATGGAACAGTCCTCATTGGAACCAGAATTTCAGATCAAAGAG ATATCAGCCAGATGGAACCCAACTGAAGCATGTAGGCCACTCATTGAAGAAGCTCCTGTTTTCTATCCAACTGTTGAG GAGTTTCAAGATACACTAAATTATATAGCAAGCATTCGCCCAAAAGCAGAGCCATATGGTATATGTAGGATTGTGCCACCACCTTCCTGGGTTCCACCCTGCCCTCTCAGGGAGGAGAGCATTTGGAAACATTTAAAGTTTCCTACAAGAATGCAGCAAGTGGACTTACTTCAAAATAGGGAACCcatgagaaagaaaaacagaggcCGGAAGCGAAAACGAAGAAGGTATTCAAGGATGGGAACAACAAGGAGGCATTCCAGATCTGAAGTTTCTGAAGCAAACATTGTCTCTGACAGCGATGAGAAGTTTGGGTTCCATTCAGGATCAGACTTCACATTAGAAGAGTTTCAGAAACACGCTGATAGTTTCAAAGAGTTTTATTTTGGAATAAAGGATGCTAAGGATAACTTGAATTCTGATGGTGTGGAATGCAACAAAAGGTGGGAACCTTCTGTAGAAGATATTGAGGGAGAATACTGGCGGATAGTGGAGCAACCAACAGATGAGGTTGAG GTATACTATGGAGCTGATCTTGAAACTGAAGCATTTGTGAGTGGTTTTCCTAAGGCATCATCCTTGATTTCTGAAAATGATTCAGATCAGTATGTGGCTTCAGGATGGAATTTAAATAACTTCCCCCGACTGCCTGGTTCTGTACTTTGTTTTGAACAAAATGATATCTCAGGAGTTCTGGTCCCATGGCTCTATGTCGGGATGTGCTTCTCATCATTTTGTTGG CATGTTGAGGACCACCACCTATACTCACTAAATTATCTACACTGGGGTGATTCAAAAGTATGGTATGGAGTACCAGGAAGTCATGCTTCAGCATTGGAGAATGCAATGAGAAAACATCTACCTGATTTGTTTGAAGAACAACCATATTTACTGAATGAACTG GTTACTCAGTTATCTCCTTCAGTTCTAAAATCTGAAAATGTACCAGTATATCGAGCTATTCAGAATTCTGGGGAGTTTATTCTTACCTTTCCAAGAGCATACCATTCAGGGTTTAATTGTGGCTTCAATTGTGCTGAAGCTGTGAATGTGGCCCCTGTTGATTGGCTGTCACATGGGCAAAGCGCAGTGGAGCTCTACAGTGAGCAGTGTCGCAAGACATCAATTTCCCATGACAAACTGCTGTTAGCATCAGCTCAAAAAGCTGTCCAGGCACTTAGGGATCTGTCAGTTCTTGGAAAGGAAGATCAAGTAAATTTAAGCTGGAAAAGTGTCTGTGGGAAGGATGGGACACTTACGAAGGCAGTTAAA ACGAGAGTACAGATGGAAGAGGAAAGACTAGATCGTCTTCCAATTGGTTGGCGGCTTCAGAAGATGGAAAGAgactttgatttgaaaaatgagagagaatgtTTTTCATGCTTCTATGACCTACACTTATCTGCTGCAAGTTGTGAGTGCTCTCCTGACCAATTTGCATGCCTTAAACATGCTAGCCTTATTTGTTCATGTGAACCAAATCGTAAGTTTGTCCTTCTGCGTTACACCATGGATGATTTGAAGACCCTGGTTGAATCATTGGAAGGGGGATTAGATGCTATTGAAGTATGGGCATCAGAAGACCTTGGATTGGTTTCTGCTGATAAGAATGCTTGTGGCGCTATGCTGGATCAGGAGAGAGAGATATCTGGACCCATTGGTTGTGACCAAAAGGAAAGTCCACCTTGTTCCTCTAGAACACAAGAAAACTTAGACATAAATGAGCCTTGCAGTTCAAGTTATCATGTTTCTTCCGAAGTAGTTCAGTCAGAAAACCAGCAAGGAACATTTGGTTTTTGTGTATCCCATATCAGGACAGACAGGCATAATGACAACTTAAACAAAGAAGGTCTAACTAAGGGCTATGAAAGTAAGGTGGGGCAGGGGTTCTGTATTGATTTGAATCTTGATACCATGTCTGATGAACATGTAAGTGGGTTGCAGCAAGTATCTTATAGCTGTGATAGTAAAGCAACTGGAAATGTGGCTGAGACTTTTTTGTCAGTCTGCAAGGAAGAAAAGGTTAATTGTCCGGATGTTCCAAAGCAACCAGATATAGTACGACTTGGTGGTGATTGTGATTCATCAGTTTCATATGTTCTTCCAAACAAACATCACTTTCCCTATCCAGTAGATAATGGAAATCCTTGTGTATCTGATGGTAGTAAGTTGTTTGGGGCTGATATATTGGTTTCACTTCCACATTCAAGTACTCTGCCAAGCAGCTTGccaaaaactgaaattttagGCAGCTCAGATGTGAAGGCATGTGCGACTGATCAAACCTGTCTCATACCAAAGATGAATTTTTGTGTTGAGCCTATGCATTTTGGTACTGTATTGTTTGGAAAGCCATGGTGCAGTAAGCAGGCCATATTCCCTAAAG GATTTACAAGCCGTGTTAAATTCTTTAGTGTATGTGATCCAACACAAATGTGTTACTATATTTCAGAGGTGCTGGATGCAGGGCTCCTTGGGCCTCTATTTAAG GTTACTTCAGAGGGGTGCCCAAGTGAGACCTTTGCAAATGTCTCGCCAGAAAAATGCTGGGAAATGGTGCTGCAGAAACTGAAGCAAGAGATCATAAGACACAGCAGTTTAGGGAAACAACTGCTGCCCTCTTTGGAATGTTTGCAGGGTGTTAATGGCCTTGAGATGTTTGGGTTTTTATCACCACCCATCATTCAG GTTATTGAGGCTCTTGATCCAAATCATCAATGCTTAGAATACTGGAATCAGAAGAGTAgagtaaaaatggaaaatgtgaaTGACATGTCTGCAAGTAATTCGAGGAAGTACCCTTTTGGATTGAGTTGCTCTCCAGGGGAAACAAAGGCGAAACTCTTTGGTTTCGATTTGACAAAGCAAGACCCTGATAATTCAAGCATTGGAAGAGGTGATCACTCAGTTGGGGAAGACATAAAGACCACATTACAAGGATTTTTCAAGAAGGCAAATAGGGAAGAACTGATAATGATGTATAAGGTATTCTGCAGCGAGTACACAAGTGCAGAATGGGGAGTGGCATTCACAACGCTGACCGAGGAGATCCGGAAAACATGTAAATaa